One segment of Pontibacter akesuensis DNA contains the following:
- a CDS encoding outer membrane beta-barrel protein, whose protein sequence is MSSAANNKRGRLEEEFQRRMQDAEASPSAAVWDRIDHQLTMQESSHYKSGMLFYRQLAAACVAILLLAGGLGAYYLGDASPKSPVAQLQQPTATPSMAATAPATATENSEATTEETIAAAMQQAVRADQPSVGAAPVSRKATGAKAAGAKRAPVPAASAAQIEQAEETTASITAESIALAPGATTGADPTIWHRKPDTRYNSFFNGGDNTAAQRLFSNFEEARKSIFGAPAANGIAAATQPRTSFAGTGATAAPTNDFRKLNELAINRQKELQREQEMMVQALNDKRTGADVKVVDEKELSGDSRWTVGMAYMPSYFEQNIGIPAQGVGGISYDSFAAPSLSTLRQTNTYMADAREEYHEEIEPGFSFGVEVKTGFKLGKKWKLLSGLGFTQNTARSKSSYLIEQFEEKPGTNQKVSPGPTTIFLSSLNNNYAADSMSVARTSEYGVTYRYRHLTVPAGIQYEGNISKDWFWFAGGGVAANILIESAVLASNAEVRDKSYALNDDESPFRKLQWSGNVTAGLGKRLSNNISVAVGPEYRAYLNSMLANPGTTQAPQGKPYTIGLNMAVNYDLGPGNR, encoded by the coding sequence ATGTCATCAGCAGCTAATAACAAGCGCGGTAGGCTGGAAGAAGAATTCCAGCGCCGCATGCAAGACGCTGAGGCTTCTCCGTCTGCAGCGGTCTGGGACCGTATTGACCACCAACTGACCATGCAGGAAAGCAGCCACTACAAGAGCGGTATGCTGTTCTACAGGCAGCTGGCGGCCGCATGCGTCGCTATCCTGCTGCTGGCAGGTGGACTGGGCGCCTATTATTTAGGAGATGCCTCCCCTAAAAGTCCGGTAGCACAGCTACAGCAGCCTACTGCAACGCCAAGTATGGCAGCGACTGCACCTGCAACAGCAACAGAAAATTCGGAAGCCACTACTGAGGAGACCATTGCGGCAGCCATGCAGCAGGCCGTTCGGGCAGACCAGCCAAGTGTAGGAGCTGCACCTGTCTCCAGGAAAGCTACAGGCGCGAAAGCTGCCGGAGCTAAAAGAGCACCAGTACCAGCAGCTTCTGCGGCACAAATTGAGCAGGCGGAGGAAACAACTGCAAGTATAACAGCAGAAAGCATTGCCCTCGCACCCGGAGCAACCACAGGCGCAGACCCAACCATCTGGCACCGAAAGCCAGATACCAGGTACAATTCTTTCTTTAACGGGGGCGACAATACGGCTGCACAGCGGCTGTTCTCCAACTTTGAGGAAGCACGCAAGTCTATTTTCGGGGCACCGGCTGCCAACGGCATTGCCGCCGCCACACAGCCACGCACTTCATTTGCCGGAACGGGTGCTACTGCTGCGCCCACCAATGATTTCAGAAAGCTAAACGAGCTGGCCATAAATCGCCAAAAGGAGCTGCAGCGGGAGCAGGAAATGATGGTGCAGGCGCTGAACGACAAGCGAACCGGTGCTGACGTGAAGGTGGTAGACGAAAAGGAGCTAAGCGGGGATAGCCGCTGGACAGTAGGCATGGCGTACATGCCAAGCTACTTTGAGCAGAACATCGGCATTCCGGCACAGGGGGTGGGCGGCATTTCCTACGATAGCTTCGCGGCCCCGAGTTTATCAACCCTAAGGCAGACAAATACCTACATGGCCGATGCCCGGGAAGAGTACCACGAAGAGATAGAGCCGGGCTTCTCGTTTGGCGTGGAAGTGAAAACAGGTTTTAAGCTGGGCAAAAAGTGGAAGCTCCTTTCCGGCCTCGGCTTCACTCAGAACACGGCCCGCTCCAAGTCAAGCTACCTGATTGAGCAGTTTGAGGAAAAACCCGGTACGAATCAGAAAGTATCGCCAGGCCCGACCACTATCTTCCTGTCGTCGCTGAACAACAACTATGCGGCAGACTCCATGAGTGTGGCGAGAACCAGCGAGTATGGCGTTACTTACCGCTACCGCCACCTAACGGTACCGGCGGGCATCCAGTACGAGGGTAACATTTCCAAAGACTGGTTCTGGTTTGCAGGGGGAGGCGTTGCGGCTAACATCCTGATTGAGTCGGCAGTGCTGGCCTCTAATGCGGAGGTGCGGGACAAATCGTACGCGCTGAACGATGATGAATCCCCGTTCCGCAAGTTGCAGTGGTCGGGCAACGTGACCGCAGGCCTGGGCAAACGCCTCTCCAACAACATTTCGGTGGCGGTGGGGCCGGAGTACCGTGCCTACCTTAACAGCATGCTGGCTAACCCGGGCACGACACAGGCGCCACAGGGCAAGCCGTACACCATCGGCCTGAACATGGCAGTGAACTACGATTTGGGACCGGGTAACCGCTAG